The genome window TGGAACTAATAAAAATGGTGAACCCCAACCTACAGCATCAACTTGGTAATGATCTAATAAAAACTGATGCTCGGTTGCAGTACCAACACCACCCTGAACTGTAATTTTTAAAACTGGTGGTTCATTTGGAACAACTTTATTTTTTGAAGTCAAAGCCTGCGTAAACAACGTATACGCAGAGTGTACTAACTCTTCTTTTTTGTTTTTAAATTCTTCTAAAATTGGACCTAATAAAAAACCGTCAGTTGCAAATGCATGTCCGCCACAATTTAATCCCGATTCAATTCGATATTCTGAAACCCAAAGTCCTTTTTTGGCTAAAAAATTTCCTTGAATTAACGCTGAACGAAAATCACTAACTTTTAAAATAATTTTTTTCTGAAATTGTCCATCTGCATTAGGATAAAAAGAATCAAAAGATTCCATATAGCTGTATAACCTAGGATTCAAACCTGCAGAAAAAATTACCGATGAATTTGTTGTGCTATTTACAAAACCTCTTAAAGCAGCATGCGCATCATTATATATTACAGGTAATTGCTCATCATTATCAAAATTATCTTTGTCAATTTTGGTCATGATATTAACATCGATACTTCCCGGAGTAAAATGATGATCTAAAATATTTTTTAACTCTATCATATTGCTTTTTCCAGAAGCAATTAAGTTTTCTAGCTTCATTTTTAATTCAGAGCTTGATGGTAAAATAGCAATAAAATCTTCTAATTGTGTACTTTTTTCAATTATTTCAGATTTGAAAGATTCAAACTTTTGAGTGACTACTTTATCTAATAAATTTAAATAATTAGTAATACGTTTTGCTCTAAAATCCTCTACTTTTTGTGTTATTTCTTCATAAGGTTGTTTGAATTTTTCAGCATAAAAAGCTGTCATTTTTTCAATTAAATCGTCATCCATTATTGAAATTACAGAATCAATACCATATTGCGCAACACGCACTGGACTATCGATTGTAAAAGCTAATCCCATTACTGGAATATGAAAAGTGTGTACGTTTTTTTGTAATGTCATGTTGTTTTTTCTTGATAAATAAATTGAAGCAAATGACGTACAATATATATAGCTAATATATGATTATTGTCATGCTTTGAAAATGTAACATTTTAAAGTAAAATCAATAGAATTATTCCTATTAAGCCACCAAAACCGAGTATTAGATATTTCCAAAAAGAGTGTGCCTTTTTTAATTCCATAAACTGAAAAGCTACTAACCAAAATTTTATTAAAGCCAAAGTTACAACTGTAGTTGCCATAATTTCAGCACTTACATTAAAAGCTAAAAAAGCAGCAATTAAAGTAAGAGCTAGCAACAAAATAAACGTGGATAAAATAGCATCTTTCATAAACTTACATTTAAAATAGTAAATACAGAACTGGAAATAATAGCAACCAAATTAAATCGCACATGTGCCAAAAACTTGCACTTGCATCAATATCTTCTAAAGAAGCATTTGCTTGTTTTTTTCGAATTGAGAAACTAATAATAATTAATATAACCAGTCCTACCAAAACATGTATAAAATGAAAACCCGTTAATAACCAATAAAATCTGAAAAATGAATTGTAATCCATGTGCAATCCTACTTCCAATTTTTCATAATATTCTACCGATTTTAAAACCAAAAAACCAAAACCTCCAACCATTGCCCAATTAAAGTATAACAACGCCTTTTTAATGTTAGACTCTTTAAAAAAATGAATACCCTTGGCTACGAAAAATCCACTAGATAAAAGTAATATTGTGTTTATTGTACCAATTGTTTTATTAAGTTTCAAGCTACTTTGATGAAATAACTCGCGCTCTTGTGAACCGTAATAAGCTAATGCTAAAATGGCCATTCCAAAAGTTAAAAGTTCTAAATAAATAATTATCCAAATTAAAATTCCACCTGGTGGATAATAAATTGATTTTGTATTGTTCATGATTGTAATAATTCTACTTTTCCTGTATGCAAATCGTAAAAGGTTCCTACTATTTTTATTTTTTTCTGGTTAACCAATTCTCTAATAATCTTACTAGAAGATAAAATATGATCAATAGTTGAAAGTACATTTAATCTTCCTGTTTCATCTGATAAATGTTCAGGTAAAGGATACGTTCTATGTTTGCTAAACGAAACTTTAATTTGATTTGTTAGTTGTGTAAGATGTCCTAAATCGACATTATCTATTGCTCCTTGAACAGCTCCACAATTTGAATGTCCTAAAACCACTAACAATTTGGTT of Flavobacterium channae contains these proteins:
- a CDS encoding cytochrome c oxidase subunit 3 produces the protein MNNTKSIYYPPGGILIWIIIYLELLTFGMAILALAYYGSQERELFHQSSLKLNKTIGTINTILLLSSGFFVAKGIHFFKESNIKKALLYFNWAMVGGFGFLVLKSVEYYEKLEVGLHMDYNSFFRFYWLLTGFHFIHVLVGLVILIIISFSIRKKQANASLEDIDASASFWHMCDLIWLLLFPVLYLLF
- a CDS encoding cytochrome C oxidase subunit IV family protein, whose translation is MKDAILSTFILLLALTLIAAFLAFNVSAEIMATTVVTLALIKFWLVAFQFMELKKAHSFWKYLILGFGGLIGIILLILL